A window from Salvia miltiorrhiza cultivar Shanhuang (shh) chromosome 2, IMPLAD_Smil_shh, whole genome shotgun sequence encodes these proteins:
- the LOC131013606 gene encoding general transcription and DNA repair factor IIH helicase subunit XPB-like isoform X11 codes for MKPQDTVAGGMYYSTKRQQFLIDQCYSFKVLILLERLKETSLKMTPEIRLSLLTMLVIMSEILLEWDLIFLVHMPNPLVLLLLSVATLIR; via the exons ATGAAGCCTCAGGACACGGTGGCAGGAG GAATGTATTATTCAACAAAAAGGCAGCAGTTTTTGATCGATCAATGTTATAGTTTTAAG GTGCTGATCTTGTTGGAAAGGTTGAAAGAAACATCCCTGAAGATGACCCCAGAAATCCGGTT GTCATTGCTGACAATGTTGGTGATAATGTCGGAGATATTGCTGGAATGGGATCTGATCTTTTTGGTTCATATGCCGAATCCTCTTGTGCTGCTCTTGTTATC CGTTGCA